One genomic region from Bacteroidales bacterium encodes:
- the tsaD gene encoding tRNA (adenosine(37)-N6)-threonylcarbamoyltransferase complex transferase subunit TsaD, translating into MGVTILGIESSCDDTSAAILKDTYLYSNVISGQEVHRNYGGVVPELASRAHQQHIIPVVDQALKQAGVKKDEVDAVAFTQGPGLLGSLLVGTSFAKAFALARDIPLIGVNHLQAHILSHFIKAPGNEEHAEPDFPFLCLLVSGGHTQLTVVRDYLDMEVIGETIDDAAGEAFDKCGKIMNLPYPSGPVIDKKAREGDPHAFEFTRPNIGELNYSFSGLKTAFLYFLRDRVKENEHFIHEHFSDLCASIQYTIVDILMEKLIRASETTGIKEIAIAGGVAANSGLKQALHDAARKYGWNVYIPRFEYTMDNAAMIAIVGYYKYMRGEFEDLDAVPSARLKY; encoded by the coding sequence ATGGGAGTAACGATACTGGGAATAGAATCTTCCTGTGATGATACTTCTGCTGCTATACTGAAGGATACCTATCTTTATTCCAATGTGATTTCGGGACAGGAGGTTCACAGGAATTATGGAGGTGTTGTACCGGAACTGGCCTCCCGTGCTCATCAGCAACACATCATCCCTGTCGTAGATCAGGCTCTTAAGCAGGCGGGCGTCAAAAAAGATGAGGTCGATGCGGTAGCTTTTACACAGGGACCCGGATTACTGGGGTCACTGTTGGTGGGCACCTCTTTTGCAAAAGCTTTTGCTCTGGCCCGGGATATTCCTCTTATCGGGGTGAACCACCTGCAGGCCCATATTTTGTCCCATTTTATAAAGGCTCCCGGCAATGAGGAGCATGCTGAACCGGATTTTCCTTTTTTATGTCTGTTGGTAAGTGGGGGGCATACGCAGTTGACCGTTGTCAGGGATTATCTGGACATGGAGGTTATTGGAGAAACCATTGATGATGCCGCAGGTGAGGCTTTTGATAAATGTGGAAAGATCATGAACCTTCCTTATCCGTCCGGGCCTGTTATTGATAAAAAGGCAAGGGAAGGGGATCCCCATGCATTTGAGTTTACCCGACCCAATATTGGGGAGTTGAATTACAGTTTTAGCGGTTTGAAAACGGCTTTTCTCTATTTTCTCAGAGACAGAGTAAAGGAAAATGAACATTTTATTCACGAGCATTTCAGTGATCTTTGTGCTTCTATTCAATATACCATCGTGGATATATTGATGGAAAAGCTCATTCGGGCTTCTGAAACTACAGGTATAAAAGAAATTGCCATAGCCGGCGGTGTGGCCGCCAATTCAGGTTTGAAGCAAGCGCTCCATGATGCTGCCCGGAAATATGGGTGGAATGTTTATATTCCCCGTTTTGAATATACCATGGATAATGCAGCTATGATTGCCATAGTGGGGTATTATAAGTACATGCGGGGAGAATTTGAAGATTTGGATGCCGTACCCAGTGCCCGTTTGAAATATTGA
- a CDS encoding endonuclease domain-containing protein, with the protein MQYQEILKIARRLRRNHTPSEYKLWEVLRAKRLNGIKFLRQHPIIYESNRNDYFFFVPDFYCAKYKLVIELDGKIHEYQKERDKDRELILKDRDLKVLRIKNEELNDIEKVKRKILDMCK; encoded by the coding sequence ATGCAATATCAGGAAATTCTGAAAATAGCAAGGAGATTACGAAGAAATCATACCCCTTCAGAGTATAAGCTTTGGGAGGTCCTCCGGGCCAAAAGGTTGAATGGGATAAAGTTTCTCAGGCAACATCCGATTATTTATGAAAGTAACCGCAACGATTACTTTTTCTTTGTACCGGATTTTTATTGTGCCAAATACAAACTTGTTATTGAGTTGGATGGAAAGATTCATGAATATCAAAAGGAACGTGATAAAGATCGTGAGCTCATATTAAAAGACAGAGATTTGAAAGTACTAAGAATAAAGAATGAAGAACTGAATGATATAGAGAAGGTCAAAAGGAAAATTTTGGATATGTGTAAATAG